Proteins encoded by one window of Deinococcus malanensis:
- a CDS encoding aldehyde dehydrogenase family protein has protein sequence MTADSSPPLFPTSADLQALLDTQRAWRWRAAQTTASQRRIILRRLHDAVRAHREALAGALALDLGKSRAESEIAEIHPILEELRHAIGNLPRWMATRRVPTPLMLVGSHSEIQLQARGVTLILSPWNYPVNLALAPLVASLAAGNTVVLKPSEKAPHVACALKMLLESVFEPKLVAVVEGDAQVARTLTSMPFDHIFFTGSTAVGRQVMTAAAQNLTGVTLELGGKSPALLHSSAHLTHSAERLAWGKFLNAGQTCVAPDYALVPRALQEELVAEIGRVITRRFGDAARLRFGTDYGRIVDAGSVGRLEQLTRQSVAQGAQVAVGGDFDAAARFISPTIVTNVKPGMPLMQEELFGPVLPVLAYDSLDEALDLIRRLDPPLALYLFAEDQAVIERVQRETTSGGMVVNGTIIHLTNPYLPFGGVGTSGQGAYHGEHGFRTFSHQRAVLTETPRSGVRFMYPPYGRPLPRLAAWALRKLERQSGSRGG, from the coding sequence ATGACTGCCGATTCAAGCCCGCCCCTCTTCCCTACCTCAGCTGATCTACAGGCTCTGCTCGACACGCAGCGGGCCTGGCGCTGGCGCGCGGCCCAGACCACCGCTTCCCAGCGGCGGATCATCCTGCGCCGGCTGCACGACGCAGTGCGCGCCCACCGTGAAGCACTGGCCGGGGCGCTGGCTCTGGATCTGGGCAAAAGCCGCGCCGAGTCCGAGATCGCCGAGATTCATCCCATCCTGGAAGAGTTGCGGCACGCCATTGGGAACCTGCCACGCTGGATGGCCACCCGGCGGGTTCCTACGCCGCTGATGCTGGTCGGCTCGCACAGCGAGATCCAATTGCAGGCCCGTGGGGTTACGCTGATTCTGAGCCCCTGGAACTACCCGGTGAACCTGGCTCTGGCCCCGCTGGTGGCCAGTCTGGCGGCTGGAAACACCGTGGTGCTCAAGCCCAGCGAGAAAGCCCCCCACGTCGCCTGCGCACTGAAAATGCTGCTGGAAAGCGTGTTCGAGCCCAAGCTGGTCGCCGTGGTAGAAGGTGATGCCCAGGTTGCCCGCACGCTGACCTCCATGCCATTCGACCACATCTTCTTTACCGGCAGCACTGCCGTGGGCCGGCAGGTCATGACGGCCGCCGCACAGAACCTGACCGGCGTTACGCTGGAACTGGGCGGCAAAAGCCCGGCCCTGCTGCACTCCAGCGCGCACCTGACCCACAGCGCCGAGCGGCTGGCCTGGGGCAAGTTCCTGAATGCCGGGCAGACCTGTGTGGCCCCGGACTACGCCCTGGTGCCGCGCGCCCTGCAGGAGGAACTGGTTGCAGAAATCGGGCGAGTCATTACGCGCCGCTTTGGCGACGCGGCCCGGCTGCGCTTCGGCACAGACTATGGCCGCATCGTGGACGCCGGCAGCGTCGGGCGACTGGAGCAGCTGACCCGGCAGAGTGTGGCGCAGGGTGCGCAGGTGGCAGTGGGTGGAGACTTCGATGCGGCTGCGCGTTTCATCTCGCCCACCATCGTCACGAACGTGAAGCCCGGCATGCCCCTGATGCAGGAAGAGCTGTTTGGACCGGTGCTGCCGGTGCTGGCCTACGACTCGCTGGACGAGGCCCTCGATCTGATCCGGCGGCTGGACCCCCCGCTGGCGCTGTACCTGTTTGCCGAGGACCAGGCGGTCATCGAGCGGGTGCAGCGTGAGACCACCAGCGGCGGCATGGTAGTGAACGGTACGATCATTCACCTGACCAATCCGTACCTGCCGTTCGGTGGGGTGGGGACCAGTGGGCAGGGGGCGTACCACGGCGAGCACGGCTTCCGCACCTTCAGCCACCAGCGTGCCGTCCTGACCGAGACCCCCCGCAGTGGCGTGCGCTTCATGTACCCGCCCTATGGCCGTCCCCTGCCCCGGCTGGCGGCCTGGGCGCTACGCAAACTGGAGCGGCAGTCAGGCTCGCGTGGAGGCTAG
- the mobA gene encoding molybdenum cofactor guanylyltransferase, protein MEARGTLPDGSWDFTGAITAGGRSSRFGSDKALALLDGSPLLQHVAASLEPCPQRLLVAPPGRYTLDGWAPVADTRPGEGPLAGLEAALRAAPDGWVAFTGVDLPGLTRAYWTTLAQARLPGALSVQALDATGRPQPLGALYHTSLLPRVRALLDSGERRLRLAAPEDATVMVAGVDPAALRNVNTPTDLDALTHILNPGQ, encoded by the coding sequence GTGGAGGCTAGGGGCACCCTGCCTGATGGCAGTTGGGATTTCACAGGCGCCATCACGGCCGGGGGGCGCTCCAGCCGGTTCGGATCGGACAAGGCCCTAGCATTGCTGGACGGCAGCCCCCTGTTGCAGCATGTGGCGGCCTCCCTGGAGCCCTGTCCGCAGCGACTGCTGGTAGCCCCGCCTGGACGCTACACCCTGGATGGCTGGGCTCCGGTAGCGGATACCCGTCCCGGAGAAGGGCCGCTGGCCGGGCTGGAGGCTGCGCTCCGTGCCGCGCCCGACGGCTGGGTGGCTTTTACGGGCGTAGACCTGCCGGGCCTGACACGTGCCTACTGGACCACGCTGGCTCAGGCGCGTCTCCCCGGAGCCCTGAGTGTGCAGGCGCTGGACGCCACGGGGCGGCCCCAGCCGCTGGGCGCGCTGTATCACACGTCCCTGTTGCCACGCGTCCGTGCCCTGCTGGACAGCGGCGAGCGGCGGTTGCGCCTGGCCGCTCCGGAGGACGCGACAGTGATGGTGGCGGGAGTGGATCCGGCGGCGCTGCGCAATGTGAATACGCCGACCGACCTGGATGCACTGACCCATATCTTGAATCCAGGGCAATAA
- a CDS encoding OsmC family protein gives MQIEVQVRQISPATAQATARTHQVMIDRPLDKGGEDRGMMGGEQLLVSLGGCFMSNLLAAIRAREAGITDVQLSVTGTLETAPGRFSAIDVAVSAQTQDHALLQKLVEISDRACIVSNTLRPAVTLNFRVI, from the coding sequence ATGCAGATCGAGGTGCAAGTCAGACAGATCAGTCCCGCCACAGCACAGGCCACTGCCCGCACGCATCAGGTCATGATCGACCGCCCACTGGACAAAGGTGGAGAAGACCGCGGCATGATGGGCGGCGAACAGCTGCTGGTCTCGCTGGGCGGCTGCTTTATGAGCAACCTGCTGGCGGCCATCCGGGCACGTGAGGCCGGGATCACGGACGTGCAGCTGAGTGTCACCGGCACACTGGAGACGGCGCCGGGCCGCTTCAGCGCCATTGATGTGGCGGTCAGTGCCCAGACGCAGGACCACGCGCTTCTGCAAAAACTTGTGGAAATATCGGACCGGGCCTGTATCGTGTCCAATACCCTGCGCCCGGCCGTCACCCTGAATTTTCGCGTGATCTGA
- a CDS encoding DUF1622 domain-containing protein — MEELFKIFAAYVALGLEAAAALIVAIAGLEALWRTLAVFLGRVEAPDRTREIARLHLARWLAVALEFTLAADILRTAIAPTWEEIGKLAAIAALRTLLNYFLQQEIENHDRRHGNETAAAPGDLNDSRS, encoded by the coding sequence ATGGAAGAACTGTTCAAGATCTTCGCGGCGTATGTGGCCCTGGGGCTGGAAGCGGCGGCGGCCCTGATCGTCGCCATCGCCGGTCTGGAAGCCCTGTGGCGGACGCTGGCGGTGTTCCTCGGTCGCGTGGAAGCGCCGGACCGGACCAGGGAAATCGCGCGTCTGCACCTGGCACGCTGGCTGGCCGTGGCGCTGGAGTTCACGCTGGCGGCCGATATTCTGCGCACGGCGATAGCGCCAACCTGGGAGGAGATCGGCAAGCTGGCTGCCATCGCGGCGCTCCGGACCCTGCTCAACTACTTCCTGCAACAGGAGATCGAGAACCATGACCGCCGGCATGGGAACGAGACAGCTGCGGCTCCTGGAGACCTGAACGATTCACGTTCGTGA
- a CDS encoding DUF4385 domain-containing protein, with protein sequence MPKFEYSLNYAELDLRAQPQLYRVGIGEQGVLLVQPYKNELLPHWRFATPDLARESSEKLYAMFEAYLEAGDFVGADMARKFLQMGFTRSRRYANHKGGKKYDGPVPADKKGQSGAHGRAELPRSPEDPVKAESARIFKQKWEQAEANETYAALKREHKARYG encoded by the coding sequence TGCCCAAATTCGAGTACTCGCTGAACTATGCCGAACTGGACCTGCGCGCCCAGCCGCAGCTGTACCGCGTCGGGATCGGCGAGCAGGGCGTATTGCTGGTGCAGCCCTACAAGAATGAGCTTTTGCCGCACTGGCGCTTTGCCACGCCGGATCTGGCACGTGAGAGCAGCGAGAAACTCTATGCCATGTTCGAGGCCTACCTGGAAGCCGGAGACTTTGTGGGCGCCGACATGGCCCGCAAGTTCCTGCAGATGGGGTTTACCCGGTCGCGGCGCTATGCCAACCACAAAGGGGGTAAAAAATACGACGGCCCGGTGCCGGCAGATAAAAAAGGCCAATCGGGAGCCCACGGCCGAGCAGAGCTGCCGCGCAGCCCGGAGGACCCGGTCAAGGCCGAGTCGGCCCGCATCTTCAAACAGAAGTGGGAGCAGGCTGAGGCCAACGAAACCTACGCTGCCCTGAAACGCGAGCACAAGGCCCGGTACGGCTGA